The Arachis ipaensis cultivar K30076 chromosome B07, Araip1.1, whole genome shotgun sequence genome includes a window with the following:
- the LOC107608986 gene encoding ubiquitin carboxyl-terminal hydrolase 16 has translation MRVTVDLGSDVSAPTSAAPAKSNQCAVCFCPTTTRCSRCKAVHYCSGKCQIVHWRQGHKDECRPPSNICQINDRVSDLGKKVAAPHEVHDEKSKIESIGHKTSPEEPLSSEASLSPESSFRKDDNRRVESLGEGNITDSAFSGFSASNTNSESSDDSSVCESISNEHERTEGHIFVEPTLENSDSVETENKIGVAVSLSPKFASLVDEAGGFSSMSKLNRVRPGFNKEENKHTTTGSLGLNMGKGPTIESPTVSSGFWDKTLDSRVIKDDDNSGAQPRHFDDAPPKSSGKETSCAGLASSENEGFSRDSSIQKLQSVGSKVSNHDVNNPDSTLQSAEIKYLPHALDGTTLVSKAKEHSQYDMKSRSNGIQSGTATSTQNVSDSLHSENGTKISSLKVVDQFKGANLTQNLSMAVGSDIARRYSDQVLFPYDLFVKLYNWNRVELQPFGLINCGNSCYANAVLQCLAFTPPLTAYLLQGLHSKSCANKKLCFACELESLILKSKETKSALSPVGILSKLQSIGSQLGNGKEEDAHEFLRHAIEAMQSVFLMESEFNALDSLKEETNLMGLTFGGYLRSKIQCMECGGKSERHERMMDLTVEIDGDIASLEEALRRFTSTETLDGENKYNCVRCKSYERAKKKLTVSEAPNVLTIVLKRFQSGKFGKLNKPIQFPEILNFAPFMSGTSDRSPIYRLYGVVVHLDIMNAAFSGHYVCYVKNFQNKWFKVDDSVVTAVELDKVLKEGAYMLFYARCSPRAPKLIRSRIVSDSKIKVHGKAFIMKSRHVPSDSGASERMTSRDGAATLDTLYSKFYHIRRVLEDDMSDNSSLFSSNSDEGSCSTDSTHDSTSNEDFAEYIFRDSGRGNLLRNPDSDPYSSTSSSPSNSGHLPLSDMGPHDSVLPDTAVLRPPPASPRIQKDGLLYRGRPLDLERREGAFLFNPEYTSVEHRKLDTSRSSSSFRKTDTKNVGSNQYNYVNFGVSCTKSRERTD, from the exons ATGCGTGTTACCGTGGATCTAGGGTCCGACGTTTCGGCCCCCACTTCTGCCGCTCCGGCGAAGAGCAATCAGTGTGCCGTGTGCTTCTGCCCCACCACGACGCGCTGTTCACGTTGCAAAGCGGTTCACTATTG TTCTGGTAAGTGTCAAATCGTTCACTGGCGTCAAGGTCACAAAGATGAATGCCGTCCTCCCAGTAATATTTGCCAGATTAATGACCGGGTAAGTGATCTTGGCAAAAAGGTTGCAGCACCACATGAAGTCCATGATGAGAAGTCTAAGATCGAGAGCATAGGGCATAAAACATCCCCTGAGGAACCTCTGTCATCCGAGGCTAGTTTATCTCCTGAAAGCTCATTTAGAAAGGATGATAACAGAAGAGTTGAGTCTTTAGGTGAGGGAAATATTACGGACTCTGCATTTTCTGGATTCTCGGCTTCCAATACTAACAGTGAATCATCTGATGATTCCTCTGTATGTGAGAGCATATCAAATGAACATGAGAGAACGGAGGGACACATCTTTGTTGAACCCACCCTTGAAAATTCTGATTCCGTTGAAACTGAGAACAAGATAGGTGTTGCCGTTTCATTGTCGCCTAAATTTGCTAGTTTGGTTGATGAAGCAGGTGGTTTTTCTTCAATGTCAAAATTAAATAGAGTTAGACCTGGTTTtaataaagaagaaaataaacaCACAACAACTGGTAGCTTGGGTTTGAATATGGGGAAGGGGCCAACAATTGAGTCTCCCACAGTGTCATCCGGTTTTTGGGATAAAACTCTTGATTCGAGGGTTATCAAAGATGATGATAACAGTGGCGCCCAACCTCGCCACTTTGATGATGCTCCTCCAAAGTCTTCTGGAAAGGAAACGTCATGTGCTGGATTGGCATCTTCAGAGAATGAAGGTTTTTCACGGGATTCAAGCATCCAAAAGTTGCAATCTGTTGGCTCCAAGGTGTCAAATCATGATGTGAACAACCCTGATAGCACCTTGCAGTCAGCTGAAATTAAATATCTGCCACATGCATTGGATGGTACTACATTGGTCTCTAAAGCCAAAGAGCATTCACAGTATGATATGAAATCTCGAAGTAATGGCATTCAATCTGGTACTGCAACTTCAACTCAGAATGTTAGCGATTCTCTGCATTCTGAGAATGGGACAAAAATCTCTAGTCTAAAAGTTGTTGATCAGTTTAAAGGAGCAAATTTGACACAAAACTTATCAATGGCTGTTGGGAGTGATATTGCTAGAAGATATAGTGACCAG gttctATTTCCATATGATTTATTTGTTAAGCTTTATAACTGGAACAGAGTGGAGTTACAACCATTTGGTCTTATAAATTGTGGAAACAG TTGTTATGCTAATGCTGTACTCCAGTGCTTAGCATTTACGCCACCGCTAACTGCTTACTTGCTTCAAGGACTTCATTCTAAATCAT GTGCAAATAAAAAACTGTGTTTTGCCTGTGAACTTGAAAGTTTGATTCTGAAATCCAAGGAAACAAAATCTGCACTATCACCTGTGGGCATACTGTCTAAACTACAAAGTATTGGAAGTCAACTTGGTAATGGAAAGGAAGAAGATGCACATGAATTCCTAAG GCATGCTATTGAGGCAATGCAATCTGTTTTCCTTATGGAATCAGAGTTTAATGCATTAGACTCATTAAAAGAGGAGACAAATTTAATGGGCCTAACGTTCGGAGGCTACCTTCGATCCAAG ATACAATGCATGGAATGTGGAGGGAAATCTGAGCGTCATGAAAGGATGATGGATCTGACTGTTGAGATAGACGGGGATATAGCATCCTTGGAGGAGGCTCTTCGCCGTTTTACAAGCACTGAAACTCTAGATGGAGAGAACAAGTACAACTGTGTCAG ATGTAAATCTTATGAGAGGGCCAAGAAGAAATTGACAGTTTCAGAAGCACCTAATGTTCTTACAATTGTATTAAAGAGATTTCAG TCTGGAAAATTTGGGAAGCTCAATAAGCCCATTCAGTTTCCTGAAATACTCAACTTTGCACCTTTCATGAGTGGGACTAGTGATAGATCACCTATATACAGGCTGTATGGGGTAGTTGTTCATTTGGATATCATGAATGCTGCCTTTTCTGGTCACTACGTGTGCTATGTGAAGAATTTCCAAAATAAGTGGTTCAAGGTTGACGATAGTGTG GTGACAGCTGTTGAATTGGACAAAGTTTTGAAGGAGGGGGCGTACATGCTTTTTTATGCAAG GTGCTCACCGAGGGCCCCAAAATTAATCAGAAGCAGGATAGTATCCGATTCAAAAATCAAAGTCCATGGAAAAGCTTTTATAATGAAATCAAGACATGTACCTTCAGATTCTGGTGCCTCTGAACGCATGACTAGTAGGGATGGTGCTGCCACCTTAGACACCCTCTATTCAAAGTTTTACCACATAAGAAGGGTTTTGGAAGACGACATGAGTGATAATTCATCTCTTTTCAGCAGCAATTCAGATGAAGGTTCTTGCAGCACCGATAGCACCCATGATTCAACCAGTAATGAGGACTTTGCTGAGTATATTTTCCGTGATTCGGGGCGTGGTAACTTGTTGAGGAATCCTGATTCTGACCCTTACTCTTCAACATCATCTTCTCCCTCGAACTCTGGACATTTGCCACTTTCAGACATGGGCCCGCACGACTCAGTTTTACCAGATACAGCTGTGCTGCGGCCACCTCCCGCCAGTCCAAGAATACAGAAAGATGGTCTTTTGTACAGGGGCCGACCTCTGGATCTTGAAAGGAGAGAAGGTGCTTTTCTTTTCAATCCTGAGTATACATCTGTAGAGCATAGGAAATTAGATACAAGTAGGAGCAGCAGTAGTTTTAGGAAAACTGACACTAAGAATGTAGGATCTAACCAGTATAATTATGTGAACTTTGGTGTATCTTGTACAAAATCAAGGGAAAGAACAGACTGA